A stretch of the Elephas maximus indicus isolate mEleMax1 chromosome 3, mEleMax1 primary haplotype, whole genome shotgun sequence genome encodes the following:
- the TAF12 gene encoding transcription initiation factor TFIID subunit 12 produces the protein MNQFGPSALINLSNFSSIKPEPASTPPQGSMANSTTVVKIPGTPGTGGRLSPENNQVLTKKKLQDLVREVDPNEQLDEDVEEMLLQIADDFIESVVTAACQLARHRKSSTLEVKDVQLHLERQWNMWIPGFGSEEIRPYKKACTTEAHKQRMALIRKTTKK, from the exons ATGAACCAGTTTGGCCCCTCAGCCCTAATCAACCTCTCCAATTTTTCATCCATAAAACCGGAACCAGCCAGCACCCCTCCACAAGGCTCCATGGCTAATAGCACTACAGTGGTAAAGATACCAGGCACTCCTGGTACAGGAGGTCGACTCAGCCCTGAAAACAATCAG GTATTGACGAAGAAGAAATTGCAAGACTTAGTGAGAGAAGTGGATCCTAATGAGCAGTTGGATGAAGATGTGGAGGAG ATGCTGCTACAGATTGCTGACGATTTTATCGAGAGTGTGGTGACAGCAGCCTGTCAGCTTGCCCGGCATCGCAAGTCCAGCACCCTGGAGGTGAAGGATGTCCAGCTGCATCTAG AGCGCCAGTGGAACATGTGGATCCCAGGGTTTGGCTCTGAAGAAATCCGACCCTACAAAAAAGCTTGTACCACAGAAGCTCACAAACAG agAATGGCATTGATCCGGAAAACAACCAAGAAATAA